The Pseudomonas sp. MM223 genome segment CTGCATGTGCGCGAGCTGGATGGCAAGGGCTCCAAGCGCCTGTCCAAGTTCAACGAGCTGATCGCCGGTGTACGTGAAGCGGTACCGGAAATGATCATCCAGGTGGGTGGCTCGATCAGTTTCGCCCCTGAGACCGAAGGTGCTGCGGCCAAGTGGCTGAGCGACGACACCCGCCATATGCTGGCCGAGCTCGACCCCAAGCCCGATCAGGTCACGGTGACGGTCAACACCTCGCAGATGAACGTGGTGGAGCACTGGGGCTACCAGGATGTGCGCGGCACTTCGATGGAAGACCCGGCGGTGTATGAGGCCTACAAGGAAATGACCGTGCCGGCGCAGCCGGGCTGGGTCGAGGAACACGTGCGCCGCCTGAGCGCCGCCGGTATTCAGAGCGCCTTCCAGTGCTACAACCTGAACAGCTTCGAGTCGGTCGAGCGCCTGATGCGCCGGGGCATCTATAAAGGCCCGCTGGTGATGAACTGGGTGGCCATCGGCGGCGGTATGGACGTGCCGAACATCTACAGCCTGGCCAACATCGTGCGGGCCGTACCCGACGGGGCGGTGCTCACCGTGGAAAGCTCGATGCGCAACGTGTTGCCGATCAACATGATGGGCATCGCCATGGGCCTGCACGTACGCTGCGGCATCGAGGACAACCTGTGGAACCAGGGGCAGACCGAGAAGATGTCCACGGTGCAGCAAATCGAGCAACTGGTGCGCATTTCGCGCGAGTTCGGTCGGCCGATTGCCACCGCCAAAGAGGCTCGTGAAATCAGCAAGATCGGCGTGTTCTACGACACCGTCGAAGAAAGCCTGCAGGCCAATGGTTTCGCGCCAAACCGCAATGGCGGCCAGCAGGGCTTCTTGCGCAAGACGGCTGAAACCGCTGACGGCAACTGAGCATTCGTTGAAGAATCCTCAAAGACAGTTGCTCCTGCAGGTAGCGCATTAGCCTGAAGCCTGCACGGTACCTGTGGGAGCGGGCACGCCCGCACCCACAGTGAATTGCAGGGATATCCAAGAGGCGCTGCGCAAGCCTGCAGCTGCTCGGCAACCTCAAATACTCAACCACAGTGCCAGGGCCGCCAAGGTCACCAGCAACACCGGCACGGTCAGCAGTATGCCGACCTTGAAGTAGTACCCCCAGCCGATCACCACCCCTTTGCGCGCTAGCACATGCAGCCACAGCAACGTGGCCAGGCTGCCGATCGGGGTGATTTTCGGGCCCAGGTCGCAGCCGATGACATTGGCGTAGATCATCGCCTCGCGCACCACGCCCTGGGCTTCGCTGGCATGGATCGACAGGGCGCCGATCAGCACGCTGGGCAGGTTGTTCATCAGGGATGACAGCAGTGCCGCAATCAGCCCGGTGCCCAGCGTAGCCGCCCACAGCCCATGGCCGGCAAGCCAGTCCAGTACCCCGGCAAGGGCGTCGGTCAGGCCGGCATTGCGCAACCCGTACACCACCAGGTACATCCCCAGCGAGAACACCACGATTTGCCACGGCGCTTCGCGCAGCACCCGGCGGGTGGCAATCACATGGCCGCGGGCAGCCACGGCGAACAGCACGGCGGCGCAGGCCGAGGCCACGGCGCTGACCGGGATGCCCAGCGGCTCCAGCACGAACAGCGCGGCCAGCAACACCACCAGTACCACCCAGCCCGCGCGGAACGTGGCGCGGTCGCGCACTGCCAGGGCAGGCAACTGCAAATCGTCCGTGGCGTAGCGCAGTGGGATGTCGCGGCGAAAATACAGCCACAGCACCAGCAGCGTGGCCGCTACCGCCACCAGGTTCACCGGCACCATCACGGCAGCGTAGGTGTTGAAGCCGAGCCCGAAGTAGTCTGCCGACACGATGTTCACCAGGTTGGATACCACCAGCGGCAGGCTGGCGGTGTCGGCGATAAACCCGGCACCCATCACGAAGGCCAGGGTTGCCGTGGGTGAAAAACGCAGCGCCAGCAGCATCGACATGACGATGGGGGTGAGGATAAGCGCTGCGCCATCGTTGGCGAACAGCGCTGATACCGCTGCCCCCAGCAGCACCATGAAGGCAAACAGGCGGCGCCCGTCGCCACGGGCCCAACGCGCCACATGCAAGGCCGTCCAGGCGAAGAAACCGGCTTCGTCCAGCAACAGGCTGATGACGATCAGGGCGATGAAGGTGGCGGTGGCGTTCCAGATGATTGCCCAGACGGTGGGGATATCGTGCAGTGACACCACGCCGGACAGCAGGGCCAGTACCGCACCCAGGGTGGCGCTCCAGCCAACGCCGAGGCCTTTGGGTTGCCAGATGACCAGGGTCAGGGTGAACAGGAAAATCAGCGTGGCTGGGAGCATGAACAAATGGCTCGGGTAAGGGGAAGGCAAGTGTAGCCAGTGCAGCAGGCAATTACTTGAGGATGGCCGGCATTCTGTGCAGGGGAACTGCGGCGCTCTGTTTCGCGGTTCAGCAAAGTTCCGTTACAAACATGTAAACTTCGTAAATAAGATTTACTCGCATTTGCAGCCCCCTATATTTACCACCCCTGTTGGCCACCAAACTGTGTTTGCGAGGCCGGTGGGCGAGGGCTCCCGGTTTCCGACAGGGATGTGCCGTTTCGCTCATGAATCGCAGGAGATGTACCCATGCAGTGCAGAACTTCACCCAACAGCCTGGCCCTGGCGTTCGTCGCGCTGGCGTCACCGGCCATGGTGGCCACAGCGGCCCAGGCCGAAGAGCAACGCACGGGTGAGGTGCTGGAAGTGCCGGTTGCCGATAACGCGCTGGTGATTCAGGACACCCTGATCACTGCCGAGCGCGAGGCGCGTCAGGCCTTGGGTTCGTCGATCATCACCGCCGACGACATCAAGCGCCACCCGCCGTCCAATGACCTGTCCGATATCATCCGCCGCGAGCCCGGCGTCAACCTGACCGGCAACAGCGCCAGCGGCGCGCGCGGCAACAACCGGCAGATCGACTTGCGCGGCATGGGCCCGGAAAACACCCTGATCCTCATCGACGGCAAGCCATCCAGCGCACGCAACGCCGTGCGTTATGGCTGGAACGGCGACCGCG includes the following:
- the kce_2 gene encoding 3-keto-5-aminohexanoate cleavage enzyme (*Name kce_2), producing MNFLDGHLFTENQQPLIITAAPYAPSWVPSDFPEDIPVTMAEQVQKAVDCYNAGATVLHLHVRELDGKGSKRLSKFNELIAGVREAVPEMIIQVGGSISFAPETEGAAAKWLSDDTRHMLAELDPKPDQVTVTVNTSQMNVVEHWGYQDVRGTSMEDPAVYEAYKEMTVPAQPGWVEEHVRRLSAAGIQSAFQCYNLNSFESVERLMRRGIYKGPLVMNWVAIGGGMDVPNIYSLANIVRAVPDGAVLTVESSMRNVLPINMMGIAMGLHVRCGIEDNLWNQGQTEKMSTVQQIEQLVRISREFGRPIATAKEAREISKIGVFYDTVEESLQANGFAPNRNGGQQGFLRKTAETADGN
- the arsB gene encoding Arsenical pump membrane protein (*Name arsB) encodes the protein MLPATLIFLFTLTLVIWQPKGLGVGWSATLGAVLALLSGVVSLHDIPTVWAIIWNATATFIALIVISLLLDEAGFFAWTALHVARWARGDGRRLFAFMVLLGAAVSALFANDGAALILTPIVMSMLLALRFSPTATLAFVMGAGFIADTASLPLVVSNLVNIVSADYFGLGFNTYAAVMVPVNLVAVAATLLVLWLYFRRDIPLRYATDDLQLPALAVRDRATFRAGWVVLVVLLAALFVLEPLGIPVSAVASACAAVLFAVAARGHVIATRRVLREAPWQIVVFSLGMYLVVYGLRNAGLTDALAGVLDWLAGHGLWAATLGTGLIAALLSSLMNNLPSVLIGALSIHASEAQGVVREAMIYANVIGCDLGPKITPIGSLATLLWLHVLARKGVVIGWGYYFKVGILLTVPVLLVTLAALALWLSI